In Xanthomonas campestris pv. phormiicola, the DNA window CCAGGTTGACCTTGGTCGGGCGGGAATCGGCGTTGTAGGCCTCGGTCAGGCCCAGGATCGGGTCGCCTGGGACCTGTTCCACGTTTGCAAAGAAGGACACGGCGGTACTCGTTTGGTGGCGAAAGGTGGGGGCCGGGAGGGACCGGAGCCGGCGCGGTCAAACGCCCCATCCTAGCAAACGCAGGTCCTTGCGTGGCGGGGCTTTGCGCCGCACCGCGTGCGGCCGGGCGGCGCATGGGCGATGATGCACGCATGCCCAATCGCCATCCCCTCGCCCTGCTCTGCGGCCTCTGTGCCGCGGGGCTGTCGCCGGTCGTCTGCGCCGCCGCCGATCCCGATCCCACCACCCTGCCGGTCGTGCAGGTGCAGGCCGCGCGGGTCAGCGGGGTGGACGATTTCGACCTGCCCGCGTCGCTGACCGCGATCACCGTGGGCGACAGCAACCGCACCGGGGTGCAGGTCTCCGAGGCCTTGTCCGGCGTGCCCGGGCTGCTGGCGCGCGACCGCCAGAACTACGCGCAGGACACCCAATTGTCGATCCGCGGCTTCGGCGCGCGCTCGGCGTTCGGGGTGCGCGGCGTGCGCCTGCTGCTGGACGGCATCCCGGCGACGATGCCGGACGGCCAGGGCCAGCTGTCGCACTTCAACCTGCTCGGCGCCGAGCGCATCGAGGTGCTGCGCGGCCCGTTCTCGGCGCTCTACGGCAACTCCTCCGGCGGCGTGGTGCAGCTGTGGAGCGCCGACGGCGCGCCCGACGACCCGTGGCGGCTGCGCACCACCGCCGGCAGCAACGGCACCTACAGCGCCGGGGCGCAACTGCAGGGCCAGCAAGGCGCCGTGCACTACAACGTGGCCGCCACCCACTTCCGCACCGACGGCTACCGCGACCACAGCCAGGCGCGGCGCGAGTCGGTCAACGCCAAGCTCGGCTTCGACCTGGCCCCGGGCCGGCGCCTGGATCTGGTGCTGAACTACCTGGACGCGCCGTGGGCGCAGGATCCGCTGGGCCTGACCCGCGCCCAGTTCCATGCCGATCCGCAGCAGGCCACCGCCGTGGCGACCCAGTTCGACACGCGCAAGTCCACCCGCCAGGCGCAGGCCGGGGCGATCTTCACCCAGCAAGTGGATCAGCAGACCTGGCGGCTGATGGGCTATGCCGGGCGCCGCGACGTGCAGCAGTACCTGGCGGTGCCGGTGGCGGTGCAGGCCAATCCGCTGCACGCCGGCGGGCTGATCGACCTGGACGGCGACTACGGCGGCATCGATGCGCGCTGGGCCTGGCAGGGCGAGCTCGGCGGGCGCCCGTTCCAGTTCACCGTCGGCGCCAATGCCGATCGCCAGAAGCAGCACCGCACCGGCTACGAGAACTTCGTCGGCAGCACGCTGGGGGTGAAGGGGCGGCTGCGCCGCGACCAGGAGGACCAGGTGCAGAACGTGGACCAGTTCGCCCAGGCCTGGTGGCAGTTCAGCGAACGCTGGTCGCTGCTCGCCGGGCTGCGCCACAGCCAGGTGCGGTTCCGTTCCGACGACGCCTACATCGTCGGCCGCAATCCGGACGACAGCGGCAGCACCGATTATTCGGCGACCACGCCGGTGGCCGGGGTGGTGTTCCGCGCCAGCGACGACCTGCGCTTCTACGCCTCGGCCGGGCGCGGTTTCGAGACCCCGACCTTCAACGAACTGGGCTACCGCAACGATGGCGGCGCCGGCCTGGCGCTGGACCTGTCCGCGGCCAGGAGCGAGAACCTGGAACTCGGCGCGAAATGGCGCGACCAGGCCGGCGCCGCCTGGGAAGCGGCGCTGTTCCGCGCCAACACCGACGACGAGCTGGCGGTGGCCAGCAACACCAACGGCCGCAGCACCTACCGCAACATCGGCCGCACCCGCCGCCAGGGCGCCGAGGCCAGCTACCTGCTGCCGCTCGGGGAGACCGCGCAGCTGCAGCTGTCCTACACCTGGCTGCAGGCGACCGTGCGCCAGGCCTACCTGACCTGCGCCAGCAGCGGCTGCGCCACGCCCACCGCGCGGGTGGCGGCCGGGTCGCGCCTGCCCGGCGTGCCGCGCCAGCAGTTCTTCGCGCGCTGGCAGTGGCAGCCGCGCGCGTGGCAGTTCGCGGTCGAAGCGGTGGCCGCCGGCGACACCGTGGCCAACGACCTGGCCACCGAGACCGCCCCCGGCTACGCGCTGCTGAACCTGGAGGCCTCGCGCCGCTGGAGCACCGCGCACGGTGCGCTGCACACCTTCGCGCGCATCGACAATGCGCTCGACCACGCCTACATCGGCTCGGTCATCGTCAACGACGCCAATGGCCGTTACTACGAGCCGGGACCGGACCGCGGCTATACGGTCGGGTTGCAGTGGGATTTCGCGCATTGAGCATGGCGGAGCCTGCAGCACATCGGCTTGACGCAGGTCCAGAGGGAAACACCCTTTTCACAAACGCCACCAGCGACGCCTGGACGTTGATAGCCGATATGCGCGCGCTGGATCGGACAGCAGATGGATCGCTGGCGTTATAGTTGCTCCCTGCATCGGGACGGCACGTCTGCGAAATGAAGCATGTCGGCGTGAGAGACTGCGGGTGGAATGTTGTTCGATTCGCCATCGTGACCTTCGCGATGACGATCGTAGCGCACGCGTTGGCCTACCTGACCCATGAGTACAGCCACTCAAGCATGGCGTGGTTACTGGGTTGGATGAAAACCCCCTTTGCTATCGACTATGGCTCCGCAACGCCGAACAACGTCATTTTCCTCGATGATGTTTCAGACAACGTGGACTACGGCCCCATCCTGGCGAACGGGAAGGGGTACAGCGTGGCGGTCATCGCACTGGCCGGCCCGTTCATCGGCAACGGCGCGCTCTTCTTTCTGCTGGACAGGCTGTTGCGCACGAAGGTGGTTCGATCGCAATGGTTGCTTCATGCCTTCCTGTACTGGTTGTGCCTGATGTGCGCGGGCAACGTATGGGGCTATGTGCCGATTCGTGCCATCACGACGCATGCGGACATCGCGCTGGCCGCACAAGGACTCGGGCTCTCGCCGTGGGCCCTATTTCCGGCGCTGATGACACTCTCGGGATACATCGTTTTTCGCTTTTTCACGAAGACATTTCCTCGCGCTTGCGACGGCATCTGCGGGAGAAATCCCGAAAAATACCTTTTGCTTTCCGTGTTGAGCGCGTTCTGGTTCTTCTCGTTCTTTAGTGCCGATGGCATCTCCGGATCTTACGGAGTCCTCTCTCAGATCCTCTCCATCGCATCGCGCTACCTTGTTTTCCCGTTGTGCGCCGTGTGGCTCTGGAATGCCTATGGGAAGGACCTTTCATCGCGGACGCCGGCATCCAGCTAAGCCGTGACAGGTGGGAACTGCAGTGCACGGAGGCGCAGAGTGTGCCGCCAGGTGGCGCATCAAGAGTGCTGCGCCCCAACGCAGTTGCAAAGCATGAGGGATGGTGCACATCCGGCTCATGCAAGCGGGACGGAGCAGCACGCCGATATCAAGCCGAGGGCGCCGCGGCGCCGAGCCCGAGCCGGCGGTACAGCGTGCTGCGGCTGATGCCGAGCTGGCGCGCGGCGCGGGCGACGTTGCCGCCGCAGGCTTCCAGCGCCTGGCGCATCGCCGCCAGGGCGAGGCTGTCCAGGTCGCTCGCCGATGGCGATGCGCTTGCCGGGGTCGCCAGCAGTTCGCCCGGCGATGCGCTCTGCCCCGGCACGGCTGCGCCGCTGGCCGCAGACAGGCCGCGCCGTGCGCCGGGCAGATAGGCGGGCAATGCATCGACGTCGACCACGGCACCGGCGTCGCTCAGTGCCACCAAGGTCCGCAGGCAGGCCACCAGCTGGCGCAGGTTGCCCGGCCACGGATAGGCGCTCAGCGTGGCCAGCGCCGGGTCGGTGAGGCGCCGGCCCTGCCCTACCCGCGCCCACAGCTCCTGCACCACCGCACGCCGATCCGGATGCACGCTCAGCGCCGGAATCTGCACGCCGTGGTGGGCGATGCGGTAATACAGGTCGGGGCGGAAACGCCGTTCGGCCATCGCCTCGTCCAGGTCGCGATGGGTGGCGCAGATCAGCGCGAAATCCAGCTTCACCGGCTTGCCGCCGCCCAGCGGCAGCAGTTCGCGCTCCCGCAGCACGCGCAGCAGGCGCGGCTGCAGGGCCAGCGGCATGTCGCCGATCTCGTCCAGGAACAGCACGCCACCGTCGGCCTGGCGCAACAGGCCGGGGCTGCCGTGCTTGCGCGCGCCGGTGAAGGCGCCGTCCTCGTAGCCGAACAGTTCGGCCTCGATCAGCCCTTCCGGCAGCGCCGCGCAGTTGACCGCGACGAACGGCTTGCCGGCGCGCGCGCTGCGCCGGTGCAGCTCGCGCGCGAACACTTCCTTGCCGGTGCCGGTTTCGCCCTGCACCAGCACCGGCAACTGCGCATCGAGCACGCGCCGCGCACGCTCCAGCGCCAGCTCCTGCATGGCATCGAACAGCGGCGCATCGGCAGGGGCATGGGCGCGCGTGGCCGTGGACACGGTGATCGGCGGCTGCTGCGAACGCCGCCGCGGCTGCGCATCGCCGAGGCTGTCGACGCGGCCGTGCAGGGCGCGGCCCTGCAGGTCGAACACGCTGCCCTGCTGGCGCAGCCGCGACAGCGGCTCTTCGAACAGGGCGTCGTAAGGCGCGCGGCCCAGGTCGTGCCGCTCCAGCCCGAACAGGCGCAGGCCGGCCTGGTTGGCCGCCACCAGCTTGCCGTTGCGGAATGCGAGCAGGCCTTCGCGCGCGGTGCCGAGCAGCGCCGGATCGTGGTGCACGCGCAGCAGGTCGCAGCCGGCGATGCCGTCGTCGAAATAGCGGTGCTCGATGCTGGCCACCGCCATCCGCGCCAGGCCCAGCGCGTGCATGTGCTGCACGCTGGCGTCGCCGGAAATGTCCAGCACGCCGGCCAGCTGGCCGTAGGGATCGAAGATCGGCACCGCGGCGCAGCTGAGGATCTGGTGCGGCGCGAAGTAGTGTTCGCCGCCGCGCACCTCCACCGAGCGGCTCTCGACGATGGCGGTGCCGATCGCGTTGGTGCCGACCTGGGTCTCGCTCCAGCACGCGCCCGGCATCAGCGCCACGCGTCCGGCCTTGTCGAGAAAGCGTGGGCTGCCTTCGGCGTCGAGGATCCAGCCGGCCTCGTCGGTCAGCAGCACGATGCTGCCGGTGGCGGCGGCATCGCCGGCCAGGCCTTCCAGTTCGGCGCGCGCCAGCCGCCACAGGCGCTCGTGCGCTTCGCGCAGTTCGCGCAGGCGCGGCGCGCTGACCGGCTCGATCGGCGGCGTGCCCTGCGCGGCCAGGCCCAGCCGCTGGCAGCGCTGCCACGACTGCAGGATGGTGTCCGGCACCTGGCCGACCGGGGCGCCGCCGCGCTCGAAGAAGATCCGGCGGGCATGGCCGAGCTGGTGCTGCGTTTGCGGGTGCGCCATGGCGGCTCCGCTGTCGCAGATTGCGACAGGTGTTGGGACGGGTGTTCCGATAAACACCACATCCGCCGCCGGCGCGCAATCGGCAGACGTGACGCGCTGCAGCAGGAATCGGCTGGGTGCGCCGATCCGTCGCGGTGCGGCGGCGTGACGCAGCGCAGCACCTGGAACCTGGCATCGCTCTTGCGGTTACCGCCTACCCGGATGCGGCACGCCGCATCCCTTCCCACCGCCGCAGGAGACCCCGATGAACGCCGTGACCACCGCCAAGCCGCATGCCACCGATCCGCAATCCATCTTCAAGTCGCGTTACGGCAACTTCATCGGCGGGCAATGGGTGGAACCCAGGAGCGGCCGCTACTTCGACAACAGCACGCCGATCACCGGCAAGGTGTTCACCTCGGTGGCGCGCTCCGACGCGCAGGACATCGAGGCCGCGCTGGACGCGGCGCACGCGGCCAAGGACGCCTGGGGCAAGACCTCGGCCACCGAGCGCAGCAACGCGCTGCTCAAGATCGCCGATCGCATCGAGCAGAACCTCGAGCTGCTGGCCTATGCCGAGACCTGGGACAACGGCAAGCCGCTGCGCGAGACGCTCAACGCCGACGTGCCGCTGTGCGCCGACCACTTCCGCTACTTCGCCGGCGCGATCCGCGCGCAGGAAGGCGGCATCTCCGAGATCGACAGCGACACCATCGCCTACCACTTCCACGAGCCGCTGGGCGTGGTCGGGCAGATCATCCCGTGGAACTTCCCGCTGCTGATGGCGTGCTGGAAGCTGGCCCCGGCGATCGCCGCCGGCAATTGCGTGGTGATGAAGCCGGCCGAGCAGACCCCGGCCTCGATCCTGGTGCTGATGGAGGTGATCGGCGACCTGCTCCCCGCCGGCGTGCTCAACGTGGTCAACGGCTTCGGCCTGGAAGCGGGCAAGCCGCTGGCCAGCAGCCCGCGCATCGCCAAGATCGCCTTCACCGGCGAGACCACCACCGGCCGGCTGATCATGCAGTACGCCAGCCAGAACCTGATCCCGGTGACGCTGGAACTGGGCGGCAAGTCGCCGAACATCTTCTTCGCCGACGTGATGGCCGAGGACGACGATTTCCTCGACAAGGCGATCGAGGGCTTCGTGCTGTTCGCGTTCAACCAGGGCGAGGTGTGCACCTGCCCGTCGCGCGCGCTGATCCAGGAATCGATCTACGACAGGTTCATGGAAAAGGCGCTCAAGCGCGTGGCCGCGATCAAGCAGGGCAATCCGCTGGATCCCAACACCATGGTCGGCGCGCAGGCCTCCAGCGAGCAGTTG includes these proteins:
- a CDS encoding TonB-dependent receptor translates to MPNRHPLALLCGLCAAGLSPVVCAAADPDPTTLPVVQVQAARVSGVDDFDLPASLTAITVGDSNRTGVQVSEALSGVPGLLARDRQNYAQDTQLSIRGFGARSAFGVRGVRLLLDGIPATMPDGQGQLSHFNLLGAERIEVLRGPFSALYGNSSGGVVQLWSADGAPDDPWRLRTTAGSNGTYSAGAQLQGQQGAVHYNVAATHFRTDGYRDHSQARRESVNAKLGFDLAPGRRLDLVLNYLDAPWAQDPLGLTRAQFHADPQQATAVATQFDTRKSTRQAQAGAIFTQQVDQQTWRLMGYAGRRDVQQYLAVPVAVQANPLHAGGLIDLDGDYGGIDARWAWQGELGGRPFQFTVGANADRQKQHRTGYENFVGSTLGVKGRLRRDQEDQVQNVDQFAQAWWQFSERWSLLAGLRHSQVRFRSDDAYIVGRNPDDSGSTDYSATTPVAGVVFRASDDLRFYASAGRGFETPTFNELGYRNDGGAGLALDLSAARSENLELGAKWRDQAGAAWEAALFRANTDDELAVASNTNGRSTYRNIGRTRRQGAEASYLLPLGETAQLQLSYTWLQATVRQAYLTCASSGCATPTARVAAGSRLPGVPRQQFFARWQWQPRAWQFAVEAVAAGDTVANDLATETAPGYALLNLEASRRWSTAHGALHTFARIDNALDHAYIGSVIVNDANGRYYEPGPDRGYTVGLQWDFAH
- a CDS encoding aldehyde dehydrogenase family protein; the protein is MNAVTTAKPHATDPQSIFKSRYGNFIGGQWVEPRSGRYFDNSTPITGKVFTSVARSDAQDIEAALDAAHAAKDAWGKTSATERSNALLKIADRIEQNLELLAYAETWDNGKPLRETLNADVPLCADHFRYFAGAIRAQEGGISEIDSDTIAYHFHEPLGVVGQIIPWNFPLLMACWKLAPAIAAGNCVVMKPAEQTPASILVLMEVIGDLLPAGVLNVVNGFGLEAGKPLASSPRIAKIAFTGETTTGRLIMQYASQNLIPVTLELGGKSPNIFFADVMAEDDDFLDKAIEGFVLFAFNQGEVCTCPSRALIQESIYDRFMEKALKRVAAIKQGNPLDPNTMVGAQASSEQLEKILSYIDIGRQEGAQVLIGGERNALDGELAGGFYVKPTVFKGHNKMRVFQEEIFGPVVSVTTFKDEAEALAIANDTLYGLGAGVWSRDAARLYRMGRAIQAGRVWTNCYHAYPAHAAFGGYKQSGIGRENHKMMLDHYQQTKNLLVSYSPKALGFF
- a CDS encoding sigma-54-dependent Fis family transcriptional regulator; protein product: MAHPQTQHQLGHARRIFFERGGAPVGQVPDTILQSWQRCQRLGLAAQGTPPIEPVSAPRLRELREAHERLWRLARAELEGLAGDAAATGSIVLLTDEAGWILDAEGSPRFLDKAGRVALMPGACWSETQVGTNAIGTAIVESRSVEVRGGEHYFAPHQILSCAAVPIFDPYGQLAGVLDISGDASVQHMHALGLARMAVASIEHRYFDDGIAGCDLLRVHHDPALLGTAREGLLAFRNGKLVAANQAGLRLFGLERHDLGRAPYDALFEEPLSRLRQQGSVFDLQGRALHGRVDSLGDAQPRRRSQQPPITVSTATRAHAPADAPLFDAMQELALERARRVLDAQLPVLVQGETGTGKEVFARELHRRSARAGKPFVAVNCAALPEGLIEAELFGYEDGAFTGARKHGSPGLLRQADGGVLFLDEIGDMPLALQPRLLRVLRERELLPLGGGKPVKLDFALICATHRDLDEAMAERRFRPDLYYRIAHHGVQIPALSVHPDRRAVVQELWARVGQGRRLTDPALATLSAYPWPGNLRQLVACLRTLVALSDAGAVVDVDALPAYLPGARRGLSAASGAAVPGQSASPGELLATPASASPSASDLDSLALAAMRQALEACGGNVARAARQLGISRSTLYRRLGLGAAAPSA